The DNA sequence GATTATGTTTTGgtatttacctttttttttgtccgtaattttttctttgtgaatttttttttcttaaaatttggaaaaaagtATCCTCATATTAttgtaaaattgaaaattaccTAGGATACTTTAatagcccattttttttttttgttttttttttcctgaaatAACAgcccattttgttatttgtatggaCCTGGCAATGGCTCTTATTTGCATTTCGTTCCACAGTtttgaaaagaagaagaagaaagaaaagggtTACCCAGAGTTATCTGGTACCCCTACTTGTAACCCATTTTTTGAAATGGTAACCCATTCATTTGaaattatgttatatttttGTCAGACAATTAAAGTTATATCATCTTTGTGTGTATACTATGAGAAAAAGCCACACAATATTTGGAAACTTGCCAAGTCAACAATGAAAAAAGGGCTAAAAGGTGGGGAAAAGTTGGACTACTAAATAATGTATAATTGACAATTTCAcaaaagggtttttttttttcttttttttttctttttaaaagggGATCCATTTCATAACTTCACAAAACCTGTTACAATTAAAAAGGCTCATATATATTCTCTAATGGCAGCATCAGCAACAAAGGGATGAAATTCCCTATTCCAGACACAGACAGCATAATATATGTTTACCTCTCAATGCTAAATTTGCTAAATAATGTAACTGATaattgataaatgataataatttgtaatccAAATTCTCAATTTAGTCTCATTATGTTAAATTATCTGTCATGTATAATCTATTGTATATACAATCTATATACGAGATGAagtgattctttttttttttttttttttttgaataaagagGTGAAGTGATTAAGTGAAGAGGGCATAACATAAATATCTTATGTAAtccattatttttgttttgtcaaTAGAGTCACTTAAATGGGGTCACGAAAATGTTCACGGGCAACCAGATTTTATCTCTCCTCCCTTTATATTACAGATTAAATATAGGTCTCTAATGACTGTATGTAACAGTACTATAGAGGaaagaaataacaaaattgCTAAAATGTGATCGATTCCCTATCTTTTAATGTGATAACATTAGTTTTGTTTTTGGTTAGTGTGATGTTATGCTCTCAAAATAGACACAAGAGGTTAGTACTCACTAGGTAAGCAAATCAAACAGTAGTGGTTACGTTACATATATACTATTCATCAAGCTAAaaaacaacatatatatatatatatataagagagtTGTATATGCACGAGAGTTGATACAGTCAAATAATCTCATTTCACAAAATTTCTATTTTACCATATCTTCAATTATCTCATGTCACTCACGTaaggaaaaacttaaaataaatttcatcacAAGAAAAATCCATaacaatatgtatatatattttatatttaaaacaaaaaattctaaaaagaggaagaaaaaagtgaagagaatagaaataaataaaaaaaaaaaaagcaggtTAAGCTGAAACCGTgtcaattgtttatttaatttattttgttgcaTTGGGTTAGAAGTGAAATGGTCTAATTCCTCTTAcgttctctcttttttttatctgtgtgtgtgtgtgtgtgaaatcAGAATATGATATCTTCTCTGGCAGTAATAAAAGCATGAAATGTCCGTGCCTCCTCCAATACCCACATTGACTGGTCTTTTTTCTCTGTCTTGGAAAAgcttttcctttttttcttaattttacaataataataataataataattataataatatatagtcaGAAGAAGTCAAGGACCTTGATCAAGTTTTTGAAAAGCTCTATCCAGAGAAAGAGGCAGCTTTAAATAGTtgaaagttattatattatatgttcaCTGGAGTCTCTCCTCCTGTCCTGTCCTGATCTTCTGTCACCTACACTACAGCTAACCACCAAGCAACCAAAGcagccaccttctctctctctctctctcattctcttttctgtttttttcttctttgtctCTGCCAAGTGTTTGATAAAAATTCAGGGCCATGGGAAGAGCCCCTTGTTGTGACAAAACCAAAGTCAAAAGAGGACCTTGGTCTCCTGAAGAAGACGCCGCCCTCAAGCACTATATGCACAACAATGGAACTGGGGGTAACTGGATTGCTCTCCCTCACAAAGCAGGTAATCTTTTATGcccctttttcttcttttttcaaaAAGGTGGTAAGAAATTAAAGTCgacttatttttgttttgtttttctttgttttatgtaATAGGTCTTAACCGGTGTGGCAAAAGTTGTCGTTTGAGATGGCTGAATTATCTCAGACCAGATATTAAACATGGAGGTTTTACTGAAGAGGAAGACAATGTCATTTGGACCCTTTATAGTAACATTGGAAGTAGGTAAGTTCAATTCATCTTTCTcatctttgtttttatttatgtattcaTAGCtttttatgtatgtatataactATGGTAATTTTTGACTTAAATTTATTAGGTGGTCTGTTATAGCATCACAACTTCCAGGAAGAACAGATAATGATGTGAAAAACTACTGGAACACCAAGTTGAAGAAAAAACTATTGGCAAGAAGCACCAATAGCAATGAGACTACTGATAACAGTACTACTGATCATCTCAACTTGACTCGTTTCAGTTCACCTTTGATTAATCCCAAAGCTGAAAACTCTGATCAGGGGAACTCTGCTTACTGTGATCATAGTACTAATTCAGATACATTACCATATCTGATGAATGTGAACTGTGTGCAAAGCTTTGATCTCAAACACCCAACTAGTCAACTTTCTTACTCATCAAACCCAGTGGAAGTTTCTGATTTTGGAACAAATGGGAACACAGGCTCCAGCATTTCATCAACTTCATCATCATCTACTTTGGCTATGGAGAATTGTACTAGTTTTGCTTCATGGGCTGGCACAGGCAATGTCAATATTGAGGATGGGATTCTTTTGGACTTGGGATTTGACTCTTCTAATGATACTTTCCTCAGTGGCTTTGGAttttaggtaaaaaaaaattcatattgaGTAAATTTGTTCACTCTCTTTTGCTTAACTCTGACTAATATTAACAGTGCACTAGCTCTAAACTGAAGGCTTCATTCAGTAAAAgtggaataataataatgattgaAACAGAAGCtaagtattaattaattttagttattcaaATAGTAATTAATTAACTTTACTAGGTTGTTCTAGTTGTGGTTCTTTTATTGGGTCCAATGTATGTGAAGAATTAAAGTTATAATTACATGTTGATCATAAATATATGAAACATGGAAGatataagtaattaattaatggACATGTCATGAGGAAGGACTGTTTCCCATTATGTTTGTGGGGGAACCTTTCCAGAGCTTTGGCCCTTGCCTTGTACGTTCtattaaagtttttatttatttaattatttttttttatggaattaaAAATAGTCATGAATGATTGTAATGTAGTCAGAAAAAAATaatccttttatttatttatttatttatatttagatAAAGAATAATTATTCTGTATTGTCAGTGGCTAGTCACGAAAATTTGCACCGGGCCATGTAGCCAATTCAATGGTGAAGAAAAACGTCTTAATCTAACAATAACATAtgataaataatatacatattgAGTTTTTCCATTTGTGATCCTAAAGttctaaatattttcttttgtttAGGCTCAATTTCTAGTTTGTTTTCAACCAGCATATATATAATGAAGACAAAGTCATGGTGTTTAATTATATAAACCATAGGCTATTAATTAGTTGAATATCCGAGTATAAATAGTACACTAtaattccaattaatatttcacTTTACAATACATTAAGGTAAATATTACAGTATAGAAATACAAATACAATATTTCCTTATTTCAGTgagaaaaatttaattactttaTGGTACAAAACTCTACTTGAGAGAACTTGGTCAAAAGCAAGCTCTGGTATTAATCGATTATTTATCGTACACCAAAAGAAAGTATATCAgcttttttttatttgcttgcgtCCAAATCTACAGGCTGTTATATATCATTATCATATCATTAGCTAATGGAATAGCTTTTGCAATTGCAGCTATGTTTTTCAGCAAATCAGACACTAATTTATACAAATTTATAATACACACACACTCAATGTGAGTGACTCCTCCtgattatgattatatatatatatatattcttgatCATTCAAACTTATCCACACAACACAAGTAATTACTATATACTATACGATGGTTTaatcattatatatatgtactaaCTTTCGCCAACAATCTAAGTTAAGGGAAGAAAAAAGTAGACTCATTTAGTAAGTAGAAGGAGATGTAtgcatatatactatatatacgtataattaaacaatatagaatataaatacacaaaaacatatGTATAATAAGAAATTAAGAATGTCATAATCATAGTTTGTAAAAACGACaagacatatatattttttaatgatcCACTAAATTTCAACCATGTACCTTTAGACAATTCGTTGGGCGGCGGCGTGGTTTACCCTCTCATTGTTAGTATATTCTGTTCCAAAAACAATGCGACAaaattaatgaatatatatatttatagtatatACAAATTCAAAGAAGGAATAAAAAAGAAGACATTAATAAGCTATTTTGTTGATGCATGTAACGCTAGCTACCTTAGCTATGGCttccaatatatatacatgtttatctatatatatgtggtgatcataaagtaaattagTAGATCGATTATTGTTGTATGATACATTtttagataaatatataaataaaggatGCTTAAAGATACAGAAAATGAAAAGATATAATCATAACATACAAATTGATGTATAAAATATGTTATCTTCATTATACTTTTGGctaaatcaataattaaaaaaatgtcatttctcattagtattaaaataaatagaaatttttttaaaaaaaatccaaaatgggCATCAGaccatcgggccctacatcgggccATGCATCGGACCATCGGGCCATGCATATCGGGCCTTCATCTTCAAGCTCATATCAAACCAGAAAATCGAATCTTCTTGCCCAGAAAGATCACAGACCCTAGATCTACTCCATCTAACCCTAGATCTAATCAAGAATGCACATAtccaacctaaatctatcaactAACAACATTTTCACCAtaatcaataagaaaaaaaaaattaaaaaaccgaaAGGGGAAAGACTCATCGCGTGCTCAGTGGATGGGTTCCCTCCGTGGGGTGGTGGGTTCCCTCCGTGGGGTGGTGGGTTCCCTCCGTGGGGTGGTGGGTTCGGTGGGTTCTTTGTTCGAGTGGGGATTCGTGGGTGGTGCGATTTCAAACGCTAGAGAGAAAAGGggcggagagagagagagagagagagagagagagagagagagagagagagagagagagagagagagagagagagagagagagagagagagagagagagagagagagagagagagagagtttagaAATGAGGGGGGTAAAATTGGGTTTAAGTAAAAGTTATCCCATTTTACAAATTATGTATAGTTTTAGATTAGGATACCAATTTTAGTCCCTAATATgcatataatttcaaatttcccaaagTATATTGACACATTTAAATTTCACACACAAATAAGTATATAATATTGCATCACAAATTTAACATAAATGATTAAAGATATCAATTGAGACCCTATCTAatgagattttaaatttaataatttaatattttaaatgtaacgtgatttaattttaaattcaactaCATAAAATTcaatttagttaaatttttacttttatttattgctaaaagtataaaataagtaaaactttaaacttatttttattattttgataaataTGGTATAGATATATGTTATTAGTGGAAAAGTTCTTTTAAAAATGTTTGTGtatcattcaaaaaaaattataaataaattaaaaattatataaattattttattaaaattagctTCTTAAAAGTTGGTGTTGGGAGAAGCAAAAAGTCCTTTCTCCCAAAAGGTTAAAAAAGGCATTTTCTCAACTTATGataaaaaatttaatcataaaagctaaaataataaaaaaaaccattATAGAACCTAAAATAAACGAGGCTTATATAAGATGTCGGTACCATGTAATTAGTATGAGAAATGTACAGGGTACTATGGTGGTAGAAggtgtaattattatttgtgcaatttattattatatcctatttatattattttaataaagattatagaaAATTACTAATCAATTATATAGCGTCATTTTAGAGTAATATTAGAGCATCTTCAATGGTACTTTATTTtaaaccacttgaggctagcttaagtggccataggtgggtgtgtgagtgttggaggtcttgggttcgagtcccaggtaAAACATGTTGTAAtctataaacgcttaaataaaaaaaaaatagtactttatttttttagttaaaatagAGAGccatttttattgttattgcTCTAATCATGCTTCTTATTTTAGTtagtatttgattattttaataatattttataatttgaatttattaaatataaattaatttaataaaataatgaaaaactaataataattttgattaaaatactattaaaaatatttagtgAAAAAGTAAAGAGCTCCCTACATTTAGAGAGCTTCCTATTCTTTCGCTATTACATAGAGTTATTTTTTGTATAGCTTGAGCTCATTTTTTTCAAGTCTCACTTCTTATTTTAGCTAAAGAATGTGTTTAGAGAGTATATTTGGAGATAATCTTAAACACCTTAGTGCCTCATAGTAATACTCAATTAAAGCATCTCTAACCATGCTCTCTAAACACACTCCTTAACTTAAATAAGgagtaaaaattgaaaaatgagcttcaactatacaaaaaaataacTCTATATGTAATGGAAAATGAAATTCTTACTTTTTTGTTAAACTTTTTAATAGTAAAAgtactattaattttttattattttataaaattaatttgtacttaacaaattaatattataaaatattattaaaataatcaaatattagttaaaataaaaagcatGATTGAAGCAATAACTATAAAAGTAGctctttatttagtttttttaattattttaactaaaaaaataaaaatactctttttttttttttttgataataagTGTGATAATATTCATTAAGCGTGAATATGCTGAATTTGGTTGTGGAGGAAAATACGAAATACTCTTACTatcttataaattatataacaaATATTCTAGTCAAAAGATTTCATGGTATAGTCAATAAATTGCAGCGTTAATCTTGATTAACGAAGCCAAACTGCTTTTTTGAGGAGAAAAATTTCAATTTGAGAGTAGAATTTGATAGGCTTTtgcttataattaattaaagagtATTGTTTTGGACACCAATTTgtagtgatattttataaatatatagttaataattttatataatttttattaaaagtaaaataaataatacttaatattaaattatactaacAATAATATTCTATCTCACAAAAATATTAGTAGATTTCTCTTAATCAATACCATAGTGGTGTATGTATGTTAATGTGAAACATTATACCAAACAGTAAATGATCTAAAGTCTTGTGGTTACATTTATTAGACACCTTGCGTAAACTCATACGAGTTATTATTATATGTTAAATTTTGAGAAAACAACAATGAATTAaagtgtgtgttttttttattttttttcatttgggTGTGAATTGACAGAAAAGTGCATGATGCCATGTTTGTTTTTAGTGGGATTTCAGTTTTCTTATATGGAATTTCCTCTACTCTCTTATTTACTTTATATTAAACCTCTATTTCCCGGAACTTTCTTAGGTGTCCTAAGAAGAAACTATAATTACATGCCCTTGTTGACCTATATAACATTCATTGTAATATTCCACTTGTTACCATTTGTCTTCTCTTGGCTATAATGTATAAAACTTATTCAATTAAGTTCCATTCAGCAAAACTTCCCCAACATTTTTTCCTGAAAAAAGTTACtaaaaaagaagataaaattttactttctgTCTTTTTGGTAGAAATTTGGTGCTAGGAAAGTAAAATGTTATGTCTTTTGAAAGTAATATATTAAGCTAATTAAAGAGCCCATTGTATATAGAAGAGAAGTGCTATACAATCTCTTTTACACTttcattttgaaattgaaaactAACTATTTGTACTTAATAATAAACGATGGTAATGATTTTTATTTGCAATTATGCCATTTTAATCTTTCTATTTTCaacatgtattttatatatatattagattaaTATTATGTGTAATTATACACAATCTTCAAGAGAATAGTGATATAAATGTTCAACAAATTTGATAATCTTATAAACTTATTCACAagtcattaccaacatcaactttCGAGAAAATGATTCTCAAAATTGGAATGCACGGATTAAAAAATCTccataaatgccaaaataaagatgAGTAATTTCATattgcacttttttttttttcttgaccaAGTTTTATCTCACTGAATTTTCTAAGTgaaatttttaataaggcagttattataagggaaatttgcggcaaaagtccccaaaaagttcAGTTTGATACAGATAAGTCCCCAACTTCcaaaaatagcggcaatagtcctcAAGGTCCTGTTTTTTATTTGTCCGTTGGTCTCCAAGTTAACAGATCCGTTAAACCCATTTCAAATACCACGTgtcaaaatattattggtgggtgttattattttaattttaaaaaataaaaataaaaataaaaataaataaataatttctttttttctttttctttttcctttttttttctttttctttcttttcttcttcgtctgcttcgtattcttcttcttcaacccaACCCCAACCAGTCACAACCGGAGCACCACCACGATCCCAACCACAACCACATCCCGACTGCTAACTCCGGCCAGCCCTAACCCCACTCCAGCCTCGATGTTGTCAATCAGCCACCAAAAACCAacccaatataattttttaaaaataaaataaaaacctaaaattaaaaaaaccctAACTTTTACCAACATTCATTCATTCATCATCTATCAACAATGGCcgtctctctctcaaatcacgACATCGACCACAACGTCGAATAGATTCCGCTACCTGACTCCGGTGGTGAGGTCGTCTCTGAACATGGCGCTTTCTGTTTCTGGCGACCAAAAACCATTAACAAGCCAATTATCCGAATCGTTCTTGTTCTTCAATACACAAGAGCCTCTACCATCGTATTTAAGCATAAACCCTAAACAATCACGATTTCTCGTACAATTCAATTCGCAATCGCTCAGATTCGTTGCTCCGCTCAAACTCACCTCATTCGAAGTATAATGAAATTCACGTAATCGAGTCTAATGTATTTCGTCTTCTGTAAATCCATAATTTGGATTTTCCTCTCACAACCTTTTTCTTTAGGGTTATCTCCGGCAAATCCCGGAGGACAAACACATGAGGAGGAATAAAAACCGTTGCTGGTACAGATTGCGTTGGCTCCACATGTGTCGTGGATTGTGCAGAGCTTGTGAGTCGCGTGCAAAACCTCAGTCCACTCCCTCTGATCTGGATCGAAACCATAGATCCTCAAATTTCCATCATTATCCAAAGTCAGCCTCCGTTTCATATTAGGACCGAAATCAGAAGTTATGAGGAGGAGGGTGGTATTCGATTAtaggttgaagaagaagaataagaagcagacgaagaagaaaagaaaagaaaaagaaaaagaaaaagaaaaagaaaaagaaaaaaagaaaaaaagaaattatttatttatttatttatttttatttttttaaaattaaaataataacagccaccaataatattttcacacGTGGCATTTGAAATGGGACGGATCTGTTAACTTGGAGACCAacggacaaataaaaaataggaccttgaggactattgccgctatttttgGAGGTTGGGGATTTATCTGTATCAAACTgaactttttggggactttttCCGCAAATTTCCCTTATTATAAACATCCAAAAAGGAGTTTCATAAATATTCTTTAACTCTCATACTTATATAAACAGGAGATCACctattgaaataaaatattaagaaaattttcattttttctttatttgtttccctaaattataatatattataatacaattaaagaaaaattagaataataatgTTTTTAAAAGAGTAATAAGtgccctttcaaaaaaaaaaagtgttaaaatatataatattataaatatcacatttttattaaaaaaaaagggacttttttcaataatacaaaaaataacaaaatttcaaATCACTTATACGGTAATTTAATATCTATTgcaaaaatgtataatttaaaataggggaattacttcatatactattttttttaacttttttttttttcaaatttacggtttgagtttctaaagtggttgcaacgctagttgcaataggggtttctgtatgattttttgttgtaatttaagttgtagcgctagttgcaatagatgtttctatgtagaattccgtaaaaataaaaaaaaaaaaaaaataaattattttgaagtgcaaaaatgaaaaagcccctTTAAAATATTGTAATTAGAAATAGGAGCTTCTTCTTAACAGATTCTCTGGTTCTCTTCCAATTCTCAACAacatctctctcttccttccctTCTTCTTCCCTTGAAGAAGCCAACCTAAAGCACAACCTCAACCTTTGCTGACTCTTTCCGATATCGAACGACGCCAAGGCAT is a window from the Cannabis sativa cultivar Pink pepper isolate KNU-18-1 chromosome 1, ASM2916894v1, whole genome shotgun sequence genome containing:
- the LOC115706130 gene encoding transcription factor RAX2, producing the protein MGRAPCCDKTKVKRGPWSPEEDAALKHYMHNNGTGGNWIALPHKAGLNRCGKSCRLRWLNYLRPDIKHGGFTEEEDNVIWTLYSNIGSRWSVIASQLPGRTDNDVKNYWNTKLKKKLLARSTNSNETTDNSTTDHLNLTRFSSPLINPKAENSDQGNSAYCDHSTNSDTLPYLMNVNCVQSFDLKHPTSQLSYSSNPVEVSDFGTNGNTGSSISSTSSSSTLAMENCTSFASWAGTGNVNIEDGILLDLGFDSSNDTFLSGFGF